GGCGCCATCTCGCTCCACGGCCGCGCTCGCGCCCGCCGATGCATGGCGCCATGCCGCCCCCAATTGCGCCGGCGGCGATCGCTGCTGCCGGCATCGCCAATCTCCGCTAGAGTTGGTCGCGGGCCATGGGCTTGACCGGCGCTACGGGGACGGGAAACAGGGCAGAGGCCGCGCGGGGGCGCAAGGCACTACCAAGGCGCCCGATGCAATGGGAATGGACGACGTACATCGCGCGGAAAAACGGGGATGCCTTATGTGGAAAAAGTTCGGCGGTAGCTTCGGCAAGATGGGCCTTGGAAAAATGTCCAAGGACGAATATCAGGCAAACCTCAACGGCATGAACATGTTCTTCGGGGCCGTGCTGGGGTTGGTCCTCGCCGGTACCGAGAAGCTCAACGACTGGCAGTTCGGCGTGGTGCTGACCATGCTCGCCGGCATCGTCATTTCCATTCTCTTCATCTCCAGCAGCCGGCACAGGGTGGTCTATGCGATCTATACGGTCGTGCTCGTGCTGACGCTTCCCCGGATGGCCGACCTCATGCTCAGAGGGCACGATGTCATCCCCGGCAAGGTCCAACCCACGCTGATCGTGTGGACCGCCATGACCATCATGGTGGAATTCTGGGGCCGCGAACGCGACCAGGCCGCCTCCACGGTCGGCTCCGACCAATCCGGTTGAGGCGCAGATGGCCATTCTCAAGCGCATCGTCCAATCCTTGTGGTGGCTCGCGCTGGCCTACGTTCCGTTGGCGCTCTCCGACAGGATCGAGCGCTTGTACGCGGAGTTGGGCTGCCCGCCTCGCGGGGATTGCTACGTGGCCGGCACGATCACGGCATTCGATCTCTGGCTGTTGACGCTCGCGATCACCGTGCTGGTGTGGCCTGCCTGCCTCTGGTTTCTCGGTCTGCGCTGGATGACCGGCCGGCTGGCCACCTGGCTTGGAACCCTGTTCAAGGCACACCGGCTGCGCCGGCAGGGCTGATTCGCGCAGCGGTTTCCAGCGGTTTCCAGCGGGGCCGGCGACGCATGGCCTCCCCGCCCACTCACCAATCCGTCGGCGCGTAGTCCTTCAGGAACTGCCCCCACACGTGCTCGCCGGTGTTGAAGCCGTGGATGATCGGGTCGACGATGCGCGCGGCGCCGTCGACGATGTCCAGCGGCGGATGGAAGCGCTCTTCCTGCACCTTGCGCGCGGCGATCTCGGCCGGATCCTCGTCGGTCACCCAGCCGGTGTCCACGCTGTTCATGTGGATGCCGTCGTTCTGGTAATCGGCTGCCGAGGTCCGGGTCATCATGTTCAACGCGGCCTTGGCCATGTTGGTGTGCGGATGCCGGGTGGTCTTGAAGTTGCGGTAGAACTGCCCTTCCATCGCCGACACGTTGACGATGTGCTTGTCGCGTTCGGGCGTGCGCAGCATCAGCGGCTTGAGCCGCGCGTTGATGATGAACGGCGCGATGGCGTTGACCAGCTGCGTCTCCAGCAGCTCCACCGACGGCACTTCGGCCATCAGCAGGCGCCACGAGTTGCGCCCGCGCAGGTCCACCTGCTGCAGGTCTTGGTCCAGCCGGCCTTCCGGGAACAGATGCTGCTGGCCGAGCAGCTCGTCGGCCAGCAGCGGCACTTGCGACAGTTCGGCGGCGCGAGTCAGGCCATCGGCACCGCTGATGCCGTGGCCCTGACCCGCCGCCAACGTGGTCGCCGACGCCGCAGGCAGCAGTTCCGGGCTGCGCAAGCCCTCGTAGTGGCCGACCAGGCGGCGCACGTGCTCGGGCAGTTCGTGCAGCGCGGCGGTTTCGCCGGCCATCATGTGCGCGTAGAACTGCGGCGGCCGGCGCACGGTCTGGCAGGCGTTGTTGACGATGAAGTCCAGCCGCTCGCGCGTGGCCAGCAGCTGGCTGCAGAACGCCTCGACGCTGGGCGTGTGGCGCAGGTCCAGGCCGAACACCTGCAGGCGGTGGCCCCATTCGGCGAAGTCCGGCTCCTGCGCGTAGCGCGCGGCCGAATCGCGCGGGAAGCGCGTGGTCACGATCAACTCGGCGCCGGCGCGCAACAGCTTCAGTCCGGCCTGGTAGCCGATCTTGACCCGGCCGCCGGTCAGCAGCGCCACGCGCCCGCGCAGATCGGCGGTCTCGGTACGCTTGAAGTAGTTCAGCTCGGCGCAGGCCGGGCACATCTGGTCGTAGAAATGGTGCAACTTGGTGAACTTCTGCTTGCACACGTAGCAGTGGCGCAACTCGGGCGAATGCGGCGCCGCAGGTTCTTCGGCCGCAGCGTTGCCGGCGTCGTGCAGGCCGGCGGCATGCGGCGGGAAGTAGTTCGGCGTACTGAACACCGGCTTGCGCCGCAGCGCGCGGATGCCGGTCTGCTCGAGCAGCGCCTCGGCCTTGCGCACCTTTTCCTGGTGGCGTTCGCGCGCCTGCTGCTTGAGCAACTGCCGGCGCGCCTTGGGTTCCGGGTGATAGACCTTCGCCACCACCTGGTGCAGGCGCACGCGGTCGGCCTCGGGCAATGCATCGAGCACGCTGCGGTCGGCGTCGATGGCTTCGAGCAGGTCCAGGGCGACGCGCAGGCGTTCGGTCAGGGGCAGGTCGTCGGTGGCGGGGGGCGAGGCGGTGGTGTTCAAGACGGATCCGGGATGAGCGGCGGCGAGCCGTGGCGAAAGGCGCGGCAGAACGCCGACGAAAGACAGCGGTAGAAACAGCGATGCGGCGCGCCGGGCGCTTGCGGCGAACGGGAGGCGGCAGCGCTAGGGACGTTGCGACCGACCGGGATGGGCGGGCCAGGCGACATTTTCGCCGATCAGGGGTGCCGGCGCCATGTCGGCGCGGATTGCGCCTCGATCCTGTCCTCACGCTCCACGCGCCAGGCGCCGGCGCCGCGCTCATGCGCCGTCGGCGGGCGCGTCGACCTTGCGTACCGTCGTCTGCCGCGGCTTGAGCGCGCGGCCGGCGGCATCGCGCGGCAGCATCGCCGGCAGCGGCTTGCCGGTACGCCGATCGAGCAGGCGCGAATGCGCCTCGCCCGACGCGAACAGATGCCGCTCGCCCCATTGCCGCAACGCCAGCAGCAGCGGGAACAGCTGCTCGCCTTTCTCGGTGAGCGCGTATTCCTGGTAGGCGCTGCCGTCGGCGGCCGGCCGCAGCGCCAGGATCTGCGCCTCGACCAGCAGTCGCAGGCGATCGGCCAGGATGTTGCGCGCCATGCCCAGACTGCGCTGGAAATCGCCGAAGCGGCTGATCCCGTCGAAGGCATCGCGCAGGATCAGCAGCGCCCAGCGCTCGCCGATCAGATCCACCGAACGCGCCACCGGGCACGGCTGGGTGGAGTGCTTGCTGCGTCTGGCCATGCCGTCTCTCCTTCGCCGAGTGCGCTATCGGTTGCATTTTAAAACCAAAGGCGACACGCTGTTACTGGTTTTTAATCGAAACTAGTTAGCGACGCACGAGCCATGCCGACCGTATCCGATTCCGAGCTCAAGCCCGAGCCGCCCAGGCTGAGCCGCGCGCAAGTGGCGCTGTTCGCCTGCGCCAGCGGCGCCAGCGTGGCCAACGTCTATTTCGCGCAGCCGCTGCTCGATGCGCTGGCGGCGGAATTCGGCATCGGCCAGGGCGCTGCCGGCGGCGTGATCGGCGCGACCCAGGCCGGTTGCGCACTGGCGCTGTTGCTGGTGGTGCCGCTGGGCGATCGCCACGCGCGGCGCCCGCTGATGCTGTGGCAAGGCGGCGCATTGCTGGCCGCGCTGCTGGCGGTGGCCGCGGCGCCGACGCTACCGGCACTGCTGGCAGGAATGCTCGCCCTGGGCTTGCTGGGCACGGCGATGACCCAGGGCCTGATCGCCTATGCCGCGGCCAGCGCCGCGGCGGCCGAACGTGGCCGGGTGGTCGGCGCCGCCCAGGCCGGCGTGGTGATCGGGCTGCTGTTGGCGCGGGTGCTGGCTGGCGTGATCGCCGATCTGGCCGGCTGGCGCGGCGTCTATGCCGCATCCGCCGCGCTGACCCTGGTGCTGCTGTTGTGGTTGCGGCATGCGTTGCCCGCCCTGCCCGCGCCGCAACGGCCGCCCGGCTATGCGGCCCTGCTGCGCTCGATGCTGCGCATGCTGGCGCACGAACGGGTGCTGCAGATCCGCGGCGGCATCGCGCTGCTGATGTTCGCCAGCTTCTCGATCTTCTGGACCGCACTGGTGCTGCCGCTGAGCGCAGCGCCGTATGCCTACTCGCATGCCACGATCGGCGCATTCGGCCTGGTCGGGGCGGTCGGCGCGCTCGCCGCAGCGCGTGCCGGGCGCTGGGCCGACCGTGGCTGGGCGCAGCGCTGCAGCGGGCTGATGCTGGCGCTGCTGCTGGCGTCGTGGCTGCCGCTGGCGCTGGGCATGCGCTCGCTGGCGGCGCTGGTGCTCGGCATCGTAGTGTTGGACATGGCCGGCCAGGCGATCCACGTCATCAACCAGAGCCTGATCTTCCGCGGCGACACGTCGGCGCACAGCCGGCGCGTCGCCGGCTACATGCTGTTCTACGCGCTGGGCAGCGGCCTGGGCGCGATCGCCGCCACCGCCACCTATGCGCATGCCGGATGGACGGGCGTGTGCATACTGGGAGCGGCGACCAGCGCGGCGGCGCTGCTGTTCTGGGCGACCACGCTGCGCTGGATGCCGGCGACATCCGCGCGTTAGCCAGCTTCATCGCAGGCATCCGCCGTTGGCGACGTGGCTGGGAAGGACACCGGCTGGCCTCGACCAGCGCTTGCCACAGGCGCCGCCGGTAACGCCTGGCGCGACTGGCGCTCACCTACGTTCGTTGCAGCCTCCTGCAGCGGTCGCACGCTTGCGCGGCCGAGCGCCTGAACAGTAGCCTGCGGTACGTGCATCCCCACATCGAGCGACCGACATCGGCCCATGTCCCTGACCTTGCGTCTCTCGTGGAAGTTCTTCAGCGCGCGCGGATTGCCCATTGCTGTGGCATTGGCGCTCGTCTTCGCCGCGATGCGTGCGGCAGGAACGCTGGCGCCGGCGCACTGGCGCTGGCTGCTGCCGCTCAGCTTCGTATGCATGGCGGCGAGTCCGTGGCTGCTGCTCTCCCGTCTGGGACGCCAGCAGATCGGATTGGTGCGGCCGATACGGCATGTCTGGTTCGCAACGTCGATCGCGCTGGGCGCGCTGGCGGCCTTGGCATGCTTCGCGCTCGGCACGATCGCGTTCGGCAGCAGCGAGGACAACTGGTTCGTCAGCATTGCGCGCAACTATCGCGACACGATTCCCCACCAGGGCCTCACCACGGCGCAGCTGTTCCTCGTGGCCACCGTGCCGGCGCTGGTGTTCAGCCCGATCGGCGAAGAGATCTTCTTTCGCGGCCTGCTGCAACGCGCGCTGGAGGAGCGGTTCTCGCTCCGTGCCAGCACCTGGATCGAAGCTTCGCTGTTCGGCCTGGTGCACCTTTGCCATCACGGATTGCTGGCGACCGCCACCGGCATCCGCCTGCTGCCGATGTCCGGTGCGCTATGGGTGGCGCTGATGTTCTGCGTGGCGCTGATGTTCGCCCGGCTGCGCCATCGCAGCGGTTCGCTATTGCCGGCGATGGCGGCGCATGCGAGCTTCAATCTGGCGATGAACGTGTGCATCTTCGCTGCGCTGTGGCCAGCAGGTTGAGCTAGACCATATTGCAGCGCCATCGGTGCGGCCACACGCTCAGCGCAGCGGCGCCTGCGCGAATTCGCCGCGTTGCAGCTTGGCCACGTCGTTGCCCTGCGCGTCCTTGGCCTGCAAATCGGCGCCCTTGGCGGCGAGGTCTTTCAGCACTTCGGTACGCTGGAACAACGCCGCGTACATCGCCGCGGTCTGGCCGGCGTTGTTGCGTTGGTCGGGCGCGCAATCGGCCTGCATCAGCCGCTTGGCGATTGCCAGTTCGCCCTTGAAGATCGCGCCCATCAGTGCGGTGTTGCCGCGCTTGTCCTGTGCGCACGGATCGGCGCCCGCGCGCAGCAATTGCTCCACCGCCGGCTGCTGGCCGTGGTAGGCAGCCAGGATCAGCGCGGTATAGCCCTTGTCGTCGCGGGCATTGAGGTCGTAGTGCGCCTGGATGAACTCGGCCAGCATGTCCTGGCGGCCTTCGCGCGCGGCATCGAAGAAGTAGTCGCGTAGTTGCGCCTGGATCTTGGCCGGATCAGCGGGCGCGGCGGTCGCCGAGGCGGCGGCCAGGCTCAGGACGAGAAGAAAGAAGCGACGCATGCTCGGTCTCCGGAAAGAAGGCGCAGCGCGGCGTGGGGGAGGCGCCGCCGCGCTGCGCAGTGAACGGTCAATCCCGCAGTTGCGCGGCCAGCTGCTTGACCCGCGCCAGGTCGCCCTTGGCGACGCGGGCGACGCCGCTGCCGTAGGCCGGATCGGCTTTGTACAGGAACGACAGCATGATGTGCTTGCTGGCGTCGTCGGTGCCGGCCAGCGATTCGCCGAAGCTCTGGATCAGGTCCTGCTGCTCCTTCTTGCTGTAGCTGCGGAACAGTTCGCCGGCCTGCTTGAAGTTCTGCTCGCGGGTGATCTTCGCCTGCTGCGTGGTGCCGGACAGCGGCAGCTGGCTGTAGCGCGCGTTCGGATCCTGCGGGCGCGGGGCGAGCCGGCTGGGCTCGTAGTTGACGCCGCTCGCGGTGGCGCCGGAGTTCATCGCGCCGTCCTGATTGCCGTTGTTGACCGTCACCAGTGGCCGGT
This sequence is a window from Xanthomonas sp. CFBP 8443. Protein-coding genes within it:
- a CDS encoding SDR family oxidoreductase, producing the protein MNTTASPPATDDLPLTERLRVALDLLEAIDADRSVLDALPEADRVRLHQVVAKVYHPEPKARRQLLKQQARERHQEKVRKAEALLEQTGIRALRRKPVFSTPNYFPPHAAGLHDAGNAAAEEPAAPHSPELRHCYVCKQKFTKLHHFYDQMCPACAELNYFKRTETADLRGRVALLTGGRVKIGYQAGLKLLRAGAELIVTTRFPRDSAARYAQEPDFAEWGHRLQVFGLDLRHTPSVEAFCSQLLATRERLDFIVNNACQTVRRPPQFYAHMMAGETAALHELPEHVRRLVGHYEGLRSPELLPAASATTLAAGQGHGISGADGLTRAAELSQVPLLADELLGQQHLFPEGRLDQDLQQVDLRGRNSWRLLMAEVPSVELLETQLVNAIAPFIINARLKPLMLRTPERDKHIVNVSAMEGQFYRNFKTTRHPHTNMAKAALNMMTRTSAADYQNDGIHMNSVDTGWVTDEDPAEIAARKVQEERFHPPLDIVDGAARIVDPIIHGFNTGEHVWGQFLKDYAPTDW
- a CDS encoding helix-turn-helix domain-containing protein; the protein is MARRSKHSTQPCPVARSVDLIGERWALLILRDAFDGISRFGDFQRSLGMARNILADRLRLLVEAQILALRPAADGSAYQEYALTEKGEQLFPLLLALRQWGERHLFASGEAHSRLLDRRTGKPLPAMLPRDAAGRALKPRQTTVRKVDAPADGA
- a CDS encoding MFS transporter, with translation MPTVSDSELKPEPPRLSRAQVALFACASGASVANVYFAQPLLDALAAEFGIGQGAAGGVIGATQAGCALALLLVVPLGDRHARRPLMLWQGGALLAALLAVAAAPTLPALLAGMLALGLLGTAMTQGLIAYAAASAAAAERGRVVGAAQAGVVIGLLLARVLAGVIADLAGWRGVYAASAALTLVLLLWLRHALPALPAPQRPPGYAALLRSMLRMLAHERVLQIRGGIALLMFASFSIFWTALVLPLSAAPYAYSHATIGAFGLVGAVGALAAARAGRWADRGWAQRCSGLMLALLLASWLPLALGMRSLAALVLGIVVLDMAGQAIHVINQSLIFRGDTSAHSRRVAGYMLFYALGSGLGAIAATATYAHAGWTGVCILGAATSAAALLFWATTLRWMPATSAR
- a CDS encoding CPBP family intramembrane glutamic endopeptidase, translated to MSLTLRLSWKFFSARGLPIAVALALVFAAMRAAGTLAPAHWRWLLPLSFVCMAASPWLLLSRLGRQQIGLVRPIRHVWFATSIALGALAALACFALGTIAFGSSEDNWFVSIARNYRDTIPHQGLTTAQLFLVATVPALVFSPIGEEIFFRGLLQRALEERFSLRASTWIEASLFGLVHLCHHGLLATATGIRLLPMSGALWVALMFCVALMFARLRHRSGSLLPAMAAHASFNLAMNVCIFAALWPAG
- a CDS encoding ankyrin repeat domain-containing protein, whose amino-acid sequence is MRRFFLLVLSLAAASATAAPADPAKIQAQLRDYFFDAAREGRQDMLAEFIQAHYDLNARDDKGYTALILAAYHGQQPAVEQLLRAGADPCAQDKRGNTALMGAIFKGELAIAKRLMQADCAPDQRNNAGQTAAMYAALFQRTEVLKDLAAKGADLQAKDAQGNDVAKLQRGEFAQAPLR